In Sesamum indicum cultivar Zhongzhi No. 13 linkage group LG8, S_indicum_v1.0, whole genome shotgun sequence, the sequence CATGCgagcaaaaaaattggtgcTTTAGTCCATTTTCAGGGGAATATAGTGAAATAAGTGTTAGAAATTAAGGAAGTGGAAATGAGTAAAAATGAGTGTGTTATTTCTCATTTGTGTACAAGGGAGAGactaatattaaagaaaaattttaaaagacgAAATTAATTGTTCCTTTTCAGTTAAAATTAAAGCATGAAGGTGAAAGTTATTGTGtgaagattaaaaaaaacatatagtaTTAAGCTCAAATTTGTTGTATGAAGGTACAAAGTGCCTTCTCCTACTGGGAAAgctctctatttataggcatcAAAAGTTGGTTAGAGAAGGTTGAATCCCTCACGAATTTGGTGGAGGGTGCTCGACGGTTGGAGGATCCTCGGATTCGATGAAGGGATATCTTTTGGCAGTTGAAGACTCATGATTCTTGAGGCATTGTTGGAATCGCTGTGGATGGAGGTATTTTCTAGACATAAGGatgtctttttcaaaatttttgctaGGTGGCGAAAGTCCAAGTTTTTAGGATTTATAGGTACTTCTGGCTGGAGGCGCCACGTGGCCCTAAGGGGGCTGCTGGTCCTTATTTGATTCTACAGGTGCGCATTTGGAGGTCCTATATGGATGCCAATTAGGCCACTCATGGATGCCATGTGATATGGGCTTTGACTTTAATTGGGGAATTTCAAGTTCCTAAACTTTGTCCTCGAAAACTTGGTTCGATGGAACTTCTTTTCCAATTCATTTCTTGGGGGCACcttctgacagattttcggggAGTTCTTCTGAAACTGGGCTTCTTGGGGAGCACTAGGCCCTTACATGAATTGGGTCTCCTAGGGGGCACTTCAAGACTAGCATTTCTTTGGGCTTTTGcgatctctttctttcttttgactCGCCTAAGCCTCTTTGGGCCAACCCATTGTTGCAAAAGTGGAGAGTTCGACACTATTAGAGTAGGTGTTGTAGAGGCAAGAAACTAACCTAAAGAGggagtaatttttttcacattcGTGTAAGGAAATTTAGTAGCATAGGAATGTTTAGAGAAAGAAGGGCGCTTGTATGGAGCAGGCCCTCGGTGTTTCCGCAAAGGAGAGCTTAGGTGCTTGCATAGAACAGAGCTTACGTGCCTCCCTAAAGAAGGCCCTAGGTGTTGCCCAAAGGAAGGCTTGAATGCCTCCATGAAGAAAGTTTTATGTGCTTGTATGGAAGACACAACTTTTATGTGCTTGTGTAGAAGACAAGATTTTTTGTGTCTCTAAGGAGGAGGGCTTAGAGTTCCTGCTTGGAGCCAAGGTTTGTTCCTCGAGgttattgttagaataggtgactaGAAGGTCAATAGAttagttattttcttattcGTCAATCTTTATGAAAGTAATACTGATAAGATGAAATAGAGTAAGTATTCATCATTTGctcatgtgtttgttgtgcttactactTATATTAAATGGTGTTTAaatgtcacaacaaatgcccacagactgAAAGGTTAAACTCATGAAATTAGGTTGCGCATCGATTGACAGTGAAATCAACTTTTAAGGGTTAGTCTGAAATGTTCCTAGTCGAGGACTTCGAGATAAGACATTGAGAGTCCTataaagacttgcactaagtattatAACCCCGTGTTTCAGTGGCGGTAGATGTAGCTTGTCCATGCAATGTTAGTGGGTTGCTTGGCAAGATAGTCGATTGATTAGATTGACTCGAGGAAATCATCACATGGAATCCTTTGATTGCTTGATTGGTATGACTGAAATTTCCTATTTCGATAGTAGGGGATTAGTCCTCGggcttgaggaatcatggcagtagCTTGGATACTAAAACTCTATCTTAGATCTGGCGAGTGGTGATTGTGTCGCAAGACATGGTCGTCATAAGCCTTATTTAGTGCAGTTGGAGTTAGCAAGGACGGTGGAGTAAAGTATTTGTCCCCTGTCAGTATGTGACAGTGAGATCTCCTATgtgctctgagatggtttataCACTCAAAGTCTTATGCCAAAGTAATTGATTGATTAGGGATGGTTTCCTACATCTGATCAATAGAGTAAGCACATCTCGAGTATGAAGTATAGTTGCCTAGTCAAGGATAGGAACCAACGCACAATTCCATGCCTTAGACTAATGCTTGGAGATGGTTGACAGTAGGACCGTACCAATATAAAACTCGAACCCTAAGTGTTCACGTCAATATttacctagtctctagtgacATGGTCCGTAGCTAGACGACCACCTATTATAACGGGCATTTCTGGTTATGgcataattgaaaataatattatttaaattcgatttaaataattttattaatcgtaagcccaagtctagctgagggtgaacaaAGGTCACATACAAATCATTGTGGaagtgatgaaattaatttagaattaattctggaagaaataaattaatttaatccaattaaatttattcataaagaaaaatgaatgattgaattatttatttgggataatccattggatggataattcaagaatttaattgattggattaattaaattttagattagccttttaaattaattgaattaatttaaaataggcttgagctaattaatttgtggattaaattcattaattaattagtaaatggGCTTGTCTAATTAAATGGATTGGATTCGTTAATTAGCAGAGATgagcttaaattaattagttggactaattaattatttgagcttgattaataaattgaatttattaattgagcAAATTTGGGCATGTGTatgtttaattggattaaatattcGCATGGATTTTTTActgagtattttatttaattgaatcaaataataaatccaacatattatcattgggtttgatttaatttgttaaacaaattGAAACAAACTCGGTTCAAATATTAGGTGTGTGGAAGTTTTTAGAAGTCTGCCTTTTAAACACAATATAACACTATGTCAAAAGTCCATCTCCTCATCTTGTTCTtggctctctctctctcttgggGGTAGCCAAACCCACGAATCTTCCCACCTTTCTCCATGATTGTTGAGTTCTCCTCGAGTTAGATTCAAGTAGAAACGGGTTTCGATTTCTTCCATTGGATTTAAATCTTTCTAGCAAGAACGTTAGATCCATCTTCCTACAGTGTGGTATGGACTAGCTTAGAGGGCTTGAACCCTCTaagtaaatgaatttaaaaagagaGAGGAGTCAATGCGAGTAGCCGAACAGAAAACgaagaaaaaacattttttgtggttACTTTTCCGTTTGCCTTTGATTCATCCTTTGTCACTCTCAAACacttgtttattttatgtatcttTGCATATTATTTGCACCAAACACCAATGAATGATAAAAGGGTACACCCTTTTAATTCAGTTATTATTCcgtttatctttttaatgtaTCGTTTTCACGCTTCCACCATATTTCCCGGCCGATCTGCTCCCTCCTAGTCAGTGTGGAGGGGGGCCTCGTCTTTTTGTAAGTTGCATTTTTCACCAAGGACTTCTTGCTTGTACTTGCTAGCCTCCTCcatgcattattttttattcggTCTAGGAGATTGTCAAAATTGGGAGTGGGCTTCTTGACcaagtatttgaaaaagttttcaTCTTGTAATCCCTGAgtaaaaaacacattttagTACATCAGGTGTAGTAGAAGAAACCTCTAGAGCCCTAAGTTAAAACTTTGAAGATACTTTCTTAGcgattcttcttctttttgctGTATAGAAAAAAAGGCTCATAGTTGTGTTTTTTCGTTGTTTACTGCTAGAAAATTagtgaagagagagagtgaaaCCCTCTGAACGATCGGATTGATCCCATGGGCAATTGGTTAAATCATTATTAGCCAACCATGTAAAGATGGTTACAAATACATGGCACTTGACCTCAATGGTATAACGGTGGAGAAGGGCAACATTATAGAAGCAGGACACGTGCTCTTGTGGATCCATGGTTCCATTATCCTCTGACAAATGGGGTTCCTTCTAGTTGAGAGGGAGTTTTTCCAAGATATCTTCCTGGAAGAGGGTCTCTTCCTTCTCTCCCAAGGGGACCCCTAAGACACACTTCTGTAGATCTAGGAGTTCTTGCTGAAGCCTATCAATATGCGCCCTCCAGTCGCTAGGGGCACCTTTCTATGAGGGTGGGTGCTCTTACCTTCTCCCAGAAGGGACGTCCTATCACAAGGTTCCCTGCACATTAAAAGTTGGGTTAATGTGTACATTATTATTAGGTACTGATAAGGATTGGGCTGTTGAAAATGGACCCTGAATGGACATAGTAATCATCAGTTAGAGGTTCTCCAATAGAAGGGGAACCATCCTCCTATAGGAGGTATTCGAAGAGGGACACTTTAGGCTTTATATTTCTTGAACTCTTGctatctctttcttcttttgtccCGTTTGAACTTCTTTGGGCCAACCCATTTTTATGGCTACCTAATTTTTCTATAGTgaatttactatttaataagatttgaTAAACAACATTAggatgttttatttatttctcaaaaaatatctttggagtaattttgaaaattgtggTTTATAAAAGTACTGTTGTCATCTTGCGATGCACTTgtactatttttctttccccCGTATTTCAACGAAAAATGCTGATAGTAACAaggaaattacataaacttcTACCTTCATaccacatttaatatttttctataaattaatgataatactattatttctttcattaacTCTAGatataattctaatttaaagCATTCGTGGAACAAAAATGTAAGAAACTATTATACAAAGAGATTGAACACTCtatgtataaaattcaaacccaCAAACtcttttattgtaataaattttttttcaatttttataaatatcataaataataaaattgaattttttttatatggtaaGCAAGGTTTTGAAACCAATTTCGACCTGGACAGTTGGACTGTTCGAATCGTCGATTGGGCCACAAAATCGGCCTGTTAAAACTAGAAAACTTGAGGAGCAAAAAgaagccttttttttttgtgaaaatcaTTTGACCCAGTGGTTCATCGGTGAACCATGTGACCAGGTACTGGGTTGATTGAATCGAACGGATCAACAATCAAGTGTAAATACATgataaaatctttaatttttcttctaaaatgtgtattatttttattagattgagataatttttgttaagtttaactattttctgttatttctaaatataaatccTAATTTCTCTTCTCAGTTCAGTTTTACTATTTCTGTTAGATTATTTCTGATAATTTAGTGTATCTAATTTTTcgttgaattaaaaaatatgcaatattatttcttgtatttgatttttgttcactttttctaaaaatttattttattatattatatatcctATTGAACTGTTAATGTCAAAGAAAATAGgtgaatctttttttaaaaaaagattgattgttaagtatattaataatatttattatttagtattatttttaaatattaataattatttataatataaatatgacaTACTGATTCGACCCAACGATTAAATAAACAATCCATaattcacttaattttttaatttgatgaacgatttgaatttcaaaatactttattaatttaatttaaacaaaataaattataaaaattaattaaatttgtgttGTTGTTATTCCAAAACTGTCCCTTATGAAAGGTCCCCCAACAAACTATTATTGTGGACCTATCTTTTTGTAGTTGATTCCAATGAGATAAGAAATTCTTTGATGGTCCcatgcaaatatataaaaaaccttctttttttaatcagcttattagttttttgttttttttttcagttttaattttttaagataataattaaaataaaaatacttttatttatatatatatatatatatttttattgaaaatatattaatttgaactACAATAGAGTATAAAacgtatttttattaattaattcaaacatatttttatttttatatacaaaattaaagataaaaaaccAGTAAACACTGAGAATGAATACATAAAcaaacatttttatatttttttcacttaacTTGCTTTTTATTACACAATATTATGTAAAGTTTATTACCCCAAGAAAGATCATGGACCCTATGAAAGATCACAATAAGCAATCAAGTTTAATGTTGCTTTAGcaaacattttgaaaaattaatacgaGTTTCTCTTTTATAGTTGATGTATCCATAAATGGGCGGCCCAAGGCATGGCCCATGTGTTAGCCCAGGGAGCCCAATGGAGCGAGAAGCCTGGGGAAGGTCTTATGGACCTTTCCCCCAATTAGGACCTGATAGAGTCAGAACCTAGGAGATGAATTGGTTTTCGAGAAGTCTTGTGAGCCCAATGTCACCCTAGCTGTTAGCTAAGCACTAGTCTAAGTGGCCAAATATCATTTGAGCAGGGCCTGAAGAGGAGGTCCTAGAGAGCATACTCCTAGAGAAGCGGGATCCTTACTCTATTAAGATCTTCGGGTCAAGTTGAACTCCCTTAGACTTCTCTATCCGATAGAtcagaaattcaagaaagcTTATCCACTGGCAACTACCTCTCGAAGCCTTAGGGGACCAGAATTCCTTATCAGTAGGGGACTTCGAGTATAAAATCAGGTTTGGCCTCCTCAAATAGAGGGACAATTTTTTAAGCATTCATAAGCAATTTCTACTATATATACTCATCCTACTCACCATTGTCACCAACACTTGCTATCTCATTTTCgtgttatttctttttaacattattattcGAATTGCATACTAACTTGAGCATtggaatattaatattttatttgcagGTTCTCGTCTTTTAAGCTTGTAAAGAATTTGGCTCATCAAGAAGCTTAAGTCCACAAGTTATTTTATCTATACATTTTATGCACACGTCaacaatatacataattttttcaattctcaTTTAGACTCCTATGAATTGATAAGATTATCTATTTAATGATAGGGATAATcacatctatattttttatttatggtttatttatacaaatcgtcattgctatttaaaaaattacacatacacccacaaaAACGTCAAgatcatttacacaaattatctctattttttaaaaaaaattacatatatattttttaagaacgCCAACATATAGACAAACTATTCTACTTTTTAATTGTTAGGGGttgtttctaaaataataataatttatgtaaatagattataagttggaatgtataaatgtaatttattccttaacggaattttcattttgacactctatatatgtcaatttatataaggaatatttgattctttcttaCCGTGGGCACTATATTCGCTCACCCACATAGTAACTACTACGAAATGAGGGCAATGTTGTcaaatattacacaaaaatttaattattttaaatttttgtatacagattggaatgaaaaaataaattgatcacAGATTGAGGTTCTAGTTGTTCTATAAATGACTCTAAACATCATCATATAATCCAGGTCGGGAGATCGTGGTGACCTGAAGAATAATGCGATCTCGAGGTGCTTGAGCCTTGAGAAAATGAACAAATCGTTAGGCTTTTCTAAAGCTCCTCAACTAAAATCTTTTGATACTTAAGTTGGTTGAGTGTAAGatcaagtaaaaaaaaaaagagtagaaTATTCTCTccacaaattaattatgtatctTGGCTCTAAAATGCTctagattatttataaaatcaaatattcatACTTGTGGGGCCCGCATGTTGTGATCTTAGTTTTTCAAACCTGGGATGATTGATGGTTGTGGTTTTGGGTCTCCAAATTTGGTGAAACTGAAAAATAAGTGAATCTTTGTTGTGTTTGGGCATTTTTTAGAGATCCCATAGAGTAgagttttattcttttataaatccCTCATATTAGAACCCTTTTCCACTATGtaaaactataatatattcatcttttaaatgggattttctttatttaaaaaattatattcatttaattaaataaatatcatatgtcatttgcaaaattactattattaaataaagaatgtATTCATAATGtagtgtaattttgtaaatgatATTGTACCAATACCCTGAGGTTGcttatgatattgcaaatgtaATTTCATGTACAACTACCATTGTAAATTGCAATGACACTTTCTTGAAATGTGCAATTATGatttaaagaaagaagagaaatgatttatatataattagacaaATGAATATAGTTACGTATTTATTATTGGTGGCATGAATTCAGAGTGTTAGGAATATGTGGGGACTCTAATATTCTTATGCTATTGGTCTGAATAATTAGTTGGGAGAATCCCACACATATCAAAGCAAGTCGTTTTTGCTTTTGCtgctctatatatataaaggaagACGCCTTTTCCTCCTTCCTTTCTTGATCTTATTAGAATCAATTATCTTTCTTGTACCatttattagtctccattTTTCACAGTAGAGAGCCAGGTAAAGAGCAAGCCTTACTGATTTTTAGTGCAGTTGCTGCTTTTTGAGTTACTTTGTATGAGGTTTTTGGCTTCTGGGCTCGACCGTATTTGAGGTTTCTGAGTGCTCTACGTTtacccttttgttttttcctgtGTTAGATGGGATTTTCTTGAGCTTTCTTGTTataatttgttctttcttGTTGGGTTTGCCTTTGCATGTTTGTgtaattcttcttcttggtTTGGCTGAAGTTGCCctgttttttctctttgttgttgttttttttctttgtgtgtgtgtgttggggtGGGGGTAGGTGGTGCTTGAAGGTTTCGTGAATACAGATTCTTGACCATAACTTAggtgttttttctttcccccATTTGTTCTTAGTTTGTGTTTCGTTACactttggtttttttttttttttttttgttttcttgatttgtatgATTTTACACTGTGGTTCTGATTTTGTTTCAGTTTGATTGTAGTGTCCATATCCAAAATCCTTTTGGTATCTAGATTCACTTTTGGCAGTTTTCGGCTTCCATTTTATTTCCACTACAACTCTTTTACCTTGTTTAACtgtgaattttgataatttgctGTCTGATTGTGCTTCTATATAGGAGTATAGCAAtaggaatttttcaaattatgggAGATTGAGGTCTATGTGAGCTTCTCTGAAAAGGACGGTGTGTGTTCCTTGTGCAACACACACCTTGTTTACTAGATGACCTTTAGAGTAGGTGGGCATGGATGATTTTTGTTACCCACTTGCCTTTCATTCAATAATCGTTGTCATTGTTTTAGACGGGAGTTGGGGGATGCCTTTCATCCTATGGTCATGGACGGACTTGGTAATAATTGCAGCTGGTTCATCCAAGATTTTTACCAGGTCCATGATTCTTGAAAGAAACTGATTGAGAGATGCTCAGTTTAAATAGATTGTTCGATTTTAGTCTTATGCTATTTAatcattatttcatttaagtTGTTGGTTGGTTTTCGGCCTAATGATTCAAAGTACCATGAAATAGGATAGGTATAACAATGTGGGAGCCGTTTCTTAAGTGGTGCTTTATTCATGAACAGTACAATTCATGCCTCAGTTTACTGCCATAATTCAAGCGTCGCAAAGTCAGTAAAATATACAAGTCAGGAGAATATTAACTGACAAAGCTGATATTGTTCTTGCGCTTTGGAGACTTCAGCAACTACGTTGACATTTTCCTTGACCAAGTCTATCTTTGGCGCTTATTTGAATAGTCGCTcacaagaaatattttttgtttttcgttTTTGAGATTCTTTGCCTTTGGTTGGAGAATTGAGTCTATTTCTTGACTGCTGTTTTGTTAATATGTTCAGACAGGAAAAATGCCTGAAGGAATTACAGCTGAGTCCCTAATGAACAACATCATGGATACACTTTCTGACAGTGTATCAAAGCACAAAAATGTGTCATTTTTTGAGGAGGATAAGTCGGACTCTGTAAAAACACAATTGAACAGATTGTTTGGGCGTCAAAAGCCTGTTCACCATATCTTGGGAGGTGGCAAATGTAAGACCTTTTACATGTCGATCTGTTTGTGAGTCATTGAAGTCACACTGGTTCTAAGCGAATGCATTGACTTTAACGTGCAGCTGCTGATGTGCTATTGTGGAGGAACAAGAAGATCTCGGCTAGCGTCCTAACTGGTGCTACTGTTATTTGGGTGCTTTTTGAATGGCTCGAGTACAATTTTCTCACGTTTTTATGCTTTGCGCTGATTCTGGGATTGGTAGCTCAATTTGTTTGGAAAAATGCTTCAGGCATATTAAATaggtaaaatataaatttgcatGTTTCTTTCCCGTTGTGTCGACATCATACTGCAGTTTTCTGATTGCCTTAACCTCATAAATGGCGACAGCTCTCCATCCAAAGTACCTCGTCTTGTTTTGCCTGAGGATGTCTTTGTTAACGCTGGCAAGTTGATTGGATCTGAGGTCAATCGGGGCTTAAGCTTCTTGCAGAATGTTGCCTGTGAAGGAAATATAAAGCAATTTCTAGTGGTAATTTCTCcgattattttcacttttcttccttttgcTGTTATTCATATTACTATCTAAACTATATATGATTGACCAACACCCTTTTGCTGTCCTGCTGAGAGTGTTTTTGATCTCTATTCTCGCGTAATTTTACCCTAATCTTCCTCCAAGTTCTTCAATATCATGCAAATGTAGCATTGACATGGTTAATGCATGTAATTAGTTTTGTGAAGCACAACTTTGATAGTTCCTTGCTGTTGCTAATGTTCAATGACGAAGACTGCCGAGGCATTAGCTCCAGCAATTATTCACATTTTTGGCTCCTGAATTTACATGTCCATCAATCAGTTGTATTTCGTAAACTTAATATACTTAACCTATTATTCGTTCTTTTCCTCTATTCCCGACTTTTGTCTGCATATCGAATAAGGCTGAAAGAAGCATTCTACTTCTCCACTTCCTAAACTAAAACTGTTGTCATCTTAGAAATGAGAAACAGtgtattcaattttcatacaGAAAAGTCATCATCTTACATCTTCTGTCCTTCCTTAGCTGCTTCACCTCCATAACcacaatgaaacatatatacttatattacAACATCCCACATTCCCAGTAAAGATTATGATTTCAAATGTATCAACTAGTTCAACTCTCTATTATCCCCGATAAATTTCCAGTCGCATTGGCACGGATTGAACTATTTTATCAGGATCATGACtattacatttctttttctgttttcgtAAGGTTAGCTAGACGATATCCTGACGTTACTTGCAGGTCGTTGGTAGCCTGTTGGCTGCTGCTATAATCGGAAGCTGGTGCAACTTTTTGACAATGCTATATATCGGTGAGATGATCTTAACTCTATCATAACATTAAAGCAGTCATGTGATTACAGTTCTTGCACTCATACTGCTTGCTTGCAGattaaatatgttgaattCTTGTTACATGAACCAAACAATTCAACTATGCATATATGCTCATCAGTTGGAACTGACCAAACACTGAATAAAGATTAATCCGGTTtacttagagggtgtttgactGAACTTATAAGCTTTCTATAAGATGATTGAGGGCTTGTAATAAGCTCTATTAAGTgatttggtaaatttatttctcaaaAGTTTTGGTCAATACTACAATATAAGAAGCTCATTATGAACACCTAACATTATACTTATCTAAACActttaagaatttatttttaaaataagagtTAACATCTTTAAGCtcttaaaacatcttataaaatatacgtATAAGATGTTTCGAACAAGCTTTAACACTAGTGCATGTGAAGCTCAGCTATGTTTTGATTTACAATAGAATCATCTTCTGAAGGTTTTGTTGCCGCCCACACACTGCCAATCCTGTATGAAAGGTACGAAGATCAAGTTGACGGCTTCGTCTACAATGTCCTGGATCAGCTCCAGCACAACTACCGGAAGCTGGACACAGGCGTCCTCAGTCGAATCCCAAAGGCCAGTTTCAGGGGCAAGAAGTTTGAGTAGATCTTCCTCTGCATTATGAAAGAAACTGTGTAAGTAGGATTAGGTATCCGACAAGTATGCATGTTGAAGACAATGGTGTCTATTCTAAGTACTAAAGACATAGTATGGTTACATTTCGTGTAGCTTAAGACGTGATCCGAAGTTAATATGTATCCTTCTGGTCCTTTC encodes:
- the LOC105167425 gene encoding reticulon-like protein B8, with the protein product MPEGITAESLMNNIMDTLSDSVSKHKNVSFFEEDKSDSVKTQLNRLFGRQKPVHHILGGGKSADVLLWRNKKISASVLTGATVIWVLFEWLEYNFLTFLCFALILGLVAQFVWKNASGILNSSPSKVPRLVLPEDVFVNAGKLIGSEVNRGLSFLQNVACEGNIKQFLVVVGSLLAAAIIGSWCNFLTMLYIGFVAAHTLPILYERYEDQVDGFVYNVLDQLQHNYRKLDTGVLSRIPKASFRGKKFE